One region of Ferviditalea candida genomic DNA includes:
- a CDS encoding S-layer homology domain-containing protein: MKRTYRKWTSLLLIGFILLTMLPPMSVFAAGSRITITSLYIANSIVNGKPAASEDNNIVRYTNNPISVTANIEGISDAQVSSIYYEVTNVTTNTTVVEKNNKAVHQPGDFSITFNNVYLTDGLNKVVIKLGDSSVVESAPGWAYYTSTTNITDLRINGVAFNDNQFYPSDPAQSTTLSISGKAPNATQVNAYLLGDSTAKTAYFSNGDFFFIADDINKTNSTANFKLKPGDNQITFVAENNNKNYQIQKNLIYDNGKPFAFDATINDGTVSGDQKLITTPTVTKPNVTIKSKVKVDLNAVGDPQYRYVDVTIAGQKYGPYDLSGAKPAVRANNFYPLTINQGYSDTLVAVQGTALNDSISLTYADKAGNVGPDLSAPHTSTDQTVQLYELPAGALTAANAPYKFTVKNGTTILNEFTIQVIDPGTTLPVVDAAATESNFKSGANNKLKQGYNPTDPANSVAVQFSSAVADGTKVRVDVANLTGQNVFGTAYGSGTNVSSVPFTMPAGLAQGQYKLKIYYDGVLLSERYFEIDPGAAPTPTVTPYTSPLAVSDLTGVSGVTSVPTYFVVKGTNLGTDVGNITSAQLINAVNPADTVNLIPFDALNDKVIFKLSDQSALTDGAIYNLSFNVGATNLSFANAVSSDHKVVGADYGGDFVTDISPLQMTRTEVQTSTPITMTGGAFVSGKLLVEIMDLNGNPLPNANVLSVSSDQKTAQIALPSSLTTGDYLLRISSINNPNSTIDVLGQFPISVIDPLMTGINPTVKSVSASTPTEITVTGTNLGRYIAGVTPASSLKLQFTSVSNTSVPVQQMPVKKILAGSTATFDLPSLPEGSYKVELMYGGAVVGSALNYTVTSPPASLQENAALSLTNRYKVYDFSANLTIPTDKYQLVEYRFYNFSTDNNPPTTFAFNYVDPNLPYIDHFSRITNASDPLDPGVMLNEAGSNEINEQPSDFYVYADTNTLKVNAYLGNYDSNTVPYKTLTTPDTITVGGVPKYHRFKLTLDGLQNADTTITFIPSSDSSTVVARSGENPSGKKTYSISITSTPYVIINNLYNGMVVKDPVSEITCSVGGAIKGKCISGRLVNVPTSEFEKVEVYINDNKTTLLNSDFTSPLTDGIFNLQLGVARSSGVIDFDTKDGKNTVKFMLYRNGQLVSTSTYEIFVFRQAVPQILSVKPVETTDVIKYVPANVPDSYVTTEDTVSFSGQFANATEIKLTAHLVDDQGNPVVKYDRRYNNFASQEPIVGNPGYFRTVNSPQGMFSTNSISLNPTGDTVFEFTVTNASGITVTKTITVTREPEPYKIIYPIIVKNVKGVDQAFINSNFVEIEMAAENADSVKFGKQEAAKREVVDSSGLKKTHYFYEVQNLKPGTNNVQFTVTSGKVTTKGKVVIFNANTPIEGATYKTPMKSKLKVFDGLVEVSFPKGTNFMRNDPTAINQYLTADRQILFGIANKDDGRVDKYKHPAASDGQIGNPNPLISSDARLLLTEPTGRFRQAGPLIWVDAGTIAKNETDLDKAYNGSGRLPYDNSTFYNRTAEDLVVPTNRGQITLKYDPNIRNDAWRYLTVYHFEISEDSTGVVRPRWKNLGGVVDYKNNTITVPLDTFGYYQVMYMSQSFDDITAHPWARNMLDTLYAKGMMVPKAPPTSFVPNDPISRGEFVTMLVKIFDLPLNYQGSPTFTDVLRVNPLANGLYDYKYIETAARAGIVRGFGGGRFMPDSSITRQDAAVMISKAGNLKLNTNDTKVLQNLQKLFTDANSIDIYAQPAVEAITKAGLISGKENVLLQGQTKKTYRYDPLTTFTRAEAASVAINVLKQQKKIPK; this comes from the coding sequence TTGAAACGCACTTATCGCAAATGGACAAGCTTATTGTTAATCGGATTCATACTGCTCACCATGCTGCCTCCAATGTCCGTTTTTGCGGCAGGATCCCGCATTACGATAACAAGCTTGTATATCGCCAACTCTATCGTGAACGGCAAGCCGGCCGCCTCTGAGGACAACAATATCGTGAGGTACACCAACAATCCGATATCCGTGACGGCGAATATCGAAGGGATCAGCGATGCTCAGGTTTCTTCCATTTATTATGAAGTAACGAATGTAACCACGAATACGACGGTGGTTGAGAAGAACAATAAAGCCGTTCACCAACCCGGCGATTTCTCGATCACATTCAATAATGTTTATTTGACGGACGGACTGAACAAGGTTGTCATCAAACTGGGTGACTCCAGCGTGGTGGAGTCCGCTCCGGGCTGGGCTTATTACACTTCCACAACGAACATTACGGATCTCAGAATCAATGGGGTGGCGTTCAACGACAATCAATTTTATCCGAGCGATCCCGCGCAGTCCACGACACTAAGCATTTCAGGAAAAGCGCCGAACGCGACCCAAGTCAACGCTTATTTGCTCGGGGACTCGACAGCGAAAACGGCGTATTTCAGCAACGGCGATTTTTTCTTTATCGCGGACGATATCAACAAGACGAATTCCACGGCGAATTTCAAGCTGAAACCGGGCGATAATCAGATTACTTTTGTGGCGGAAAACAACAACAAGAATTACCAAATCCAGAAAAATTTGATTTACGATAACGGTAAGCCTTTTGCATTTGATGCGACGATTAATGACGGCACGGTCTCAGGCGATCAGAAACTGATCACGACACCCACTGTCACCAAACCGAACGTAACGATCAAATCGAAAGTCAAGGTCGATCTGAATGCTGTGGGCGACCCGCAGTATCGTTATGTGGATGTTACCATTGCAGGGCAAAAATACGGCCCGTACGATTTATCCGGGGCGAAGCCCGCCGTGAGGGCGAATAATTTTTATCCGCTGACCATCAATCAGGGCTACAGCGATACGCTGGTTGCTGTGCAGGGAACTGCGTTGAACGACTCTATCTCGCTCACGTATGCAGATAAGGCCGGGAATGTCGGCCCCGACCTTAGCGCCCCGCATACGAGTACCGACCAAACGGTGCAGCTGTATGAGCTGCCGGCTGGCGCCCTCACTGCCGCGAATGCGCCGTATAAGTTTACGGTCAAGAATGGAACGACAATACTCAATGAATTTACGATACAAGTCATCGATCCGGGTACGACGCTTCCTGTCGTAGACGCAGCGGCGACGGAGAGCAACTTCAAATCCGGCGCAAACAACAAGCTGAAGCAGGGATATAATCCTACCGATCCGGCTAATTCCGTTGCTGTGCAGTTTAGCAGTGCAGTTGCGGATGGCACGAAAGTGCGGGTGGATGTGGCCAATCTTACCGGCCAGAATGTATTTGGCACAGCTTACGGATCGGGAACCAACGTTTCTTCGGTTCCGTTCACTATGCCTGCGGGCCTTGCTCAAGGACAATATAAGCTGAAAATTTATTATGACGGCGTTCTATTATCGGAAAGATATTTTGAAATAGATCCCGGAGCGGCTCCGACACCGACGGTAACACCTTATACAAGCCCATTGGCAGTTAGCGATTTGACTGGGGTGTCTGGAGTGACATCCGTTCCGACCTATTTCGTTGTGAAAGGCACGAATCTCGGCACGGATGTGGGCAATATTACTTCCGCCCAACTGATCAATGCCGTAAATCCGGCGGACACGGTTAATTTGATTCCGTTCGATGCATTAAACGATAAAGTGATTTTCAAGCTGAGTGACCAATCGGCGCTTACCGACGGAGCGATCTATAATTTGTCCTTTAATGTGGGAGCCACCAATCTGTCGTTCGCTAACGCCGTGTCTTCCGATCACAAGGTGGTAGGCGCTGATTACGGCGGAGACTTTGTGACCGATATTTCACCGCTGCAGATGACGCGGACGGAAGTACAGACAAGCACACCTATCACCATGACAGGAGGCGCGTTTGTTTCCGGAAAACTGTTGGTTGAAATTATGGATCTGAATGGAAATCCGCTTCCGAATGCCAATGTGCTTTCCGTAAGCTCGGATCAAAAGACAGCTCAGATCGCTCTGCCGAGCTCCCTGACTACTGGGGATTATCTGCTCAGAATCTCATCGATTAACAACCCGAATTCGACGATTGATGTGCTGGGGCAGTTTCCGATTTCGGTAATTGACCCGTTGATGACCGGTATTAACCCAACAGTGAAATCCGTATCGGCGTCTACACCGACGGAAATCACGGTTACCGGCACGAATTTGGGGAGATATATCGCAGGGGTAACTCCAGCCTCTTCCTTGAAGCTGCAGTTTACATCGGTTTCCAACACCAGCGTTCCCGTGCAGCAGATGCCGGTCAAGAAGATCCTGGCGGGTTCCACCGCTACGTTCGATCTTCCGTCACTTCCGGAAGGATCGTATAAAGTGGAATTGATGTATGGCGGAGCGGTAGTGGGATCGGCATTGAACTATACGGTAACCTCACCACCCGCATCCTTGCAGGAGAATGCGGCATTATCCTTAACGAACCGTTACAAAGTTTATGATTTCAGCGCTAATTTGACGATACCGACAGACAAGTATCAATTGGTGGAATACCGTTTCTACAACTTCAGTACGGACAACAATCCGCCGACAACTTTTGCCTTTAATTACGTGGATCCGAATCTTCCTTATATCGATCACTTCAGCAGAATCACCAATGCGTCGGACCCGCTTGATCCAGGGGTAATGCTGAATGAAGCGGGATCCAATGAAATCAATGAGCAGCCTTCGGATTTCTATGTTTATGCAGATACCAATACTTTGAAAGTCAATGCTTATTTGGGGAATTATGATAGCAATACTGTTCCTTACAAAACTTTAACGACTCCTGACACCATCACGGTCGGGGGAGTTCCCAAATATCATCGCTTCAAATTGACGTTGGACGGATTGCAGAACGCGGATACAACAATAACCTTCATACCGAGCAGCGATTCATCGACGGTTGTAGCCCGGTCGGGGGAGAATCCTTCCGGTAAAAAGACATACAGCATTTCCATCACGAGCACACCTTATGTGATTATCAACAATCTGTATAATGGAATGGTCGTCAAGGATCCGGTAAGCGAAATTACCTGCAGCGTTGGCGGAGCCATTAAAGGCAAATGTATTTCCGGCCGACTGGTGAACGTACCGACGTCAGAATTTGAAAAAGTGGAAGTCTATATCAATGACAACAAAACGACACTGTTGAATTCCGATTTCACTTCGCCGCTTACCGACGGGATATTCAATCTGCAGTTAGGAGTTGCGCGCTCCTCCGGAGTGATTGACTTCGACACCAAGGACGGCAAGAATACTGTCAAATTCATGCTTTACCGCAACGGACAGCTCGTATCGACTTCGACTTATGAAATTTTTGTCTTCCGGCAGGCGGTTCCGCAAATTTTATCGGTGAAACCGGTTGAAACGACAGACGTCATCAAATATGTTCCCGCGAATGTTCCTGATTCCTATGTAACGACGGAAGATACCGTATCCTTCTCCGGACAGTTCGCCAATGCCACGGAAATCAAGCTCACCGCACATTTGGTCGACGATCAGGGGAATCCGGTAGTCAAATACGACCGCAGATACAATAATTTTGCATCACAGGAGCCGATAGTCGGCAATCCGGGTTATTTCAGAACGGTGAACAGCCCGCAGGGGATGTTCTCCACCAACAGCATTTCGCTGAACCCAACCGGAGATACCGTGTTTGAATTTACCGTTACGAATGCATCGGGGATTACAGTAACCAAAACGATAACCGTCACCCGAGAACCGGAGCCGTATAAGATCATTTATCCTATAATAGTCAAAAACGTCAAAGGGGTAGACCAGGCCTTCATCAACAGCAACTTTGTGGAGATCGAAATGGCCGCAGAGAATGCGGACAGCGTGAAATTCGGCAAACAAGAAGCTGCGAAACGCGAAGTTGTCGACAGCAGCGGTCTGAAAAAGACCCACTACTTCTATGAGGTGCAAAATTTGAAGCCGGGCACCAATAACGTTCAGTTTACGGTGACCAGCGGCAAGGTTACAACTAAAGGAAAAGTGGTCATTTTTAATGCCAATACGCCTATCGAAGGCGCGACATATAAAACACCGATGAAGTCCAAGCTCAAAGTATTTGACGGGCTTGTAGAAGTATCATTCCCCAAAGGCACTAATTTTATGAGGAATGATCCCACTGCAATCAACCAGTACCTGACCGCGGACCGGCAAATTCTGTTCGGCATCGCCAATAAAGACGACGGACGAGTGGATAAATATAAACATCCGGCGGCATCCGACGGTCAAATCGGCAACCCGAACCCGCTGATCAGCTCTGATGCGAGGCTTTTACTGACCGAGCCCACCGGCAGGTTCAGGCAGGCGGGACCCTTGATCTGGGTCGATGCGGGTACGATAGCGAAGAATGAAACCGATCTGGATAAAGCGTATAACGGCAGCGGCAGACTTCCATATGACAATTCAACTTTCTACAATAGAACCGCCGAAGATCTTGTCGTTCCGACGAATCGCGGTCAGATTACGCTGAAGTACGATCCGAATATCCGCAATGACGCCTGGCGTTACTTAACGGTCTATCACTTCGAAATATCCGAGGACAGCACCGGAGTCGTCAGACCAAGATGGAAGAACCTTGGGGGTGTGGTGGACTACAAGAACAATACAATCACCGTTCCATTGGATACGTTCGGCTATTATCAAGTCATGTATATGAGTCAAAGCTTCGATGATATAACTGCTCATCCGTGGGCCAGAAACATGCTGGATACGCTGTACGCCAAGGGAATGATGGTGCCGAAAGCTCCTCCTACATCATTTGTGCCGAACGATCCGATTTCCCGCGGAGAATTCGTTACCATGCTGGTCAAGATTTTTGACCTTCCGTTGAATTATCAAGGTTCACCGACCTTCACCGACGTGCTGAGGGTAAATCCGCTCGCCAACGGATTGTATGATTACAAATATATCGAGACGGCTGCAAGGGCTGGGATCGTTCGCGGTTTCGGCGGCGGAAGGTTCATGCCCGACAGCTCGATAACTCGTCAAGATGCGGCGGTAATGATCAGTAAAGCAGGCAATTTGAAATTGAATACGAATGACACCAAGGTTCTGCAGAATCTTCAGAAGCTGTTTACCGATGCGAATTCCATCGATATTTATGCTCAACCGGCGGTTGAAGCGATAACGAAGGCCGGTTTGATCAGCGGCAAGGAAAACGTCCTGCTCCAAGGCCAAACCAAAAAGACGTACCGATATGATCCGCTGACCACGTTCACCAGAGCGGAAGCCGCCTCGGTAGCCATCAACGTGCTGAAGCAGCAGAAGAAAATCCCGAAATAA
- a CDS encoding phosphodiester glycosidase family protein yields MFIKMQSAALVFFSMLLAYSAVFYYHADDLTVQAAQSSLSFAPQTERLQELQKQASAIGQTFRDINITADTAVNHLTSTQTSLSRMIQFSETERAKDARQKQAIDALVALSAQHTKDTKDVLDSVLSTILGDPIGQTFGDRATIKVFSLKEAGYRGYMAKVKLHDPTAVKLVLSHDKVGDKGETTSQAAKRTGATLAINGGGFATQGGLLYPMGITVVDGQIRTYSRIDLSFIGFNDKGRLVGGAVTSKEQVKQLRVQQGATFVPTLLQDGKKLTIPKKYRNQKQPRTLIGHFSNGDILMIVIDGREYGYSTGITLEDAQDKLLEFNVRDAYNLDGGGSSTFYYNGKVLNKPSDGRERPLASSFVIFK; encoded by the coding sequence GTGTTTATTAAAATGCAGTCGGCAGCGCTTGTTTTTTTCAGTATGTTGCTTGCCTACTCGGCCGTTTTTTATTACCATGCGGATGACCTGACCGTACAAGCGGCACAAAGCTCGCTATCTTTCGCCCCGCAGACCGAGCGGCTTCAAGAACTGCAGAAGCAGGCCTCCGCGATCGGACAAACGTTCAGGGATATCAACATCACGGCAGATACCGCAGTGAACCATCTAACGAGTACACAGACCTCGTTGTCGCGCATGATCCAATTCTCTGAAACAGAAAGAGCGAAAGATGCCCGGCAAAAACAAGCCATAGACGCATTGGTCGCACTCAGCGCACAGCATACGAAAGATACGAAGGATGTCTTGGATTCGGTGCTCTCCACCATTTTGGGCGATCCGATCGGACAAACGTTTGGCGACCGAGCCACGATCAAAGTATTTTCTTTAAAAGAAGCGGGCTACCGCGGCTATATGGCCAAAGTCAAGCTTCACGATCCGACGGCTGTCAAACTGGTGCTTTCCCACGACAAAGTCGGGGACAAGGGGGAAACCACCAGCCAAGCCGCCAAAAGAACAGGCGCAACTCTGGCGATTAACGGCGGGGGCTTTGCCACGCAGGGCGGATTGCTGTATCCGATGGGAATCACGGTCGTGGATGGGCAAATCAGAACCTATTCCAGAATCGATTTAAGCTTTATCGGGTTCAACGACAAAGGCAGGCTTGTCGGCGGAGCGGTAACGTCCAAGGAGCAAGTCAAGCAGCTGCGCGTGCAGCAGGGCGCCACGTTCGTGCCGACGCTGCTGCAGGACGGAAAAAAATTGACGATCCCGAAAAAGTATAGAAATCAAAAACAACCGCGCACCTTGATCGGACATTTTTCCAATGGGGATATTCTGATGATCGTCATTGACGGAAGGGAGTACGGTTACAGCACCGGCATTACCTTGGAGGATGCGCAGGACAAGCTGCTCGAATTCAATGTGCGCGACGCGTACAACCTTGACGGCGGCGGCTCCAGCACCTTTTACTACAACGGCAAGGTGCTGAACAAACCGTCCGACGGCAGGGAAAGACCGCTCGCTTCGAGCTTTGTGATCTTTAAATAG
- a CDS encoding glycosyltransferase family 4 protein gives MILLYVLGFAAALLLSLVMTPFVKQFAGWVGAVDKPNARKVHTRIMPRLGGLAIFAAFVGGVLIVIPAIDSIKVEAVWGLLIGGAIIMLTGALDDRFELSPKLKLLGIVLAACVVVAFGLKVDLVNIPFGDSSVSLDWLSIPLTIFWIVGVTNAINLIDGLDGLAAGVSAISTGTILTLAFIMNNGTVMLLSAILLGSIIGFLFFNFYPAKIFMGDSGALFLGFSIATLSILGFKQATFVSFIVPLFIIGVPLSDTFFAIIRRWVNKRPIFEADKGHLHHCLLHLGFSHRTTVLIIYAISIVFGTVAVVLSQTSQWMTVVLTAIVLLVLEMGGEAIGIFSKGKKPVISFFQKLFWPKTPQSASRTRLK, from the coding sequence ATGATTTTGTTGTACGTATTGGGATTTGCCGCAGCACTCTTGCTTTCGCTCGTGATGACGCCGTTCGTGAAGCAATTTGCGGGGTGGGTCGGAGCCGTTGACAAGCCCAATGCCAGAAAAGTGCATACCCGGATCATGCCTCGTTTGGGGGGTCTGGCTATATTTGCCGCATTTGTCGGAGGCGTTTTGATCGTCATTCCGGCGATCGATTCGATTAAAGTTGAGGCGGTTTGGGGTCTGTTGATCGGCGGCGCGATTATCATGCTGACCGGCGCGTTGGATGACCGATTCGAGCTGTCGCCGAAGCTCAAGCTTCTGGGTATTGTGCTGGCGGCCTGCGTGGTCGTCGCCTTCGGTTTGAAAGTGGATCTGGTGAACATTCCGTTCGGCGATTCGTCGGTGTCTCTGGACTGGCTGAGCATACCGCTGACGATTTTCTGGATTGTTGGAGTAACCAACGCAATCAATTTGATTGACGGATTGGACGGGTTGGCGGCCGGGGTTTCGGCGATCTCCACCGGGACGATCCTGACGTTGGCCTTCATCATGAACAACGGCACGGTTATGCTGCTGAGCGCCATATTATTGGGAAGCATCATCGGATTTCTTTTCTTCAATTTTTATCCCGCGAAAATTTTCATGGGCGATTCCGGAGCGCTGTTTCTCGGATTCAGCATTGCGACACTGTCGATTCTCGGTTTCAAGCAGGCAACGTTCGTCTCGTTTATCGTTCCGCTGTTTATCATCGGAGTCCCGTTGTCGGACACGTTCTTTGCCATCATCCGCCGCTGGGTGAACAAAAGACCGATTTTCGAAGCCGATAAAGGGCATCTGCATCACTGTCTGCTGCACCTTGGGTTCAGCCACCGCACAACGGTGCTGATCATCTATGCGATTTCCATCGTTTTCGGTACGGTAGCCGTGGTTCTGTCGCAAACCAGCCAGTGGATGACCGTTGTGCTGACGGCCATAGTACTGCTGGTTTTAGAAATGGGAGGCGAAGCGATCGGCATTTTCAGCAAAGGCAAAAAACCAGTAATCAGCTTTTTCCAAAAACTGTTCTGGCCGAAGACACCTCAATCTGCTTCCAGAACGCGTCTGAAATAA
- a CDS encoding WecB/TagA/CpsF family glycosyltransferase, with the protein MMIPTVSLFGIPVCKWGMEDTVRYLTKAVEERRKHQVITANPIMVMAGLNDPKYLAMMKRAELIVPDGAGVVWAASHIGDPVAERVSGFDLMHRLLTVGEERGWKVFLLGASPDIISASYENLHKRYTALRIEGWRDGYFGAEQDDEVINQINAAQPDLLFVGRSADKQEPWIDRYKERLDVPLMMGVGGSFDVISGKLKRAPVWIQRVRMEWFYRLLQEPWRYRRMLELPKFVVRVVRDLEKVQ; encoded by the coding sequence ATGATGATTCCGACAGTGTCCCTGTTCGGCATTCCGGTCTGCAAATGGGGAATGGAAGATACCGTGCGTTATTTGACGAAAGCGGTCGAAGAGCGCAGAAAACATCAGGTGATCACCGCTAATCCGATCATGGTCATGGCGGGGCTCAATGATCCTAAATACTTGGCAATGATGAAACGGGCCGAACTGATCGTACCGGACGGCGCCGGCGTCGTTTGGGCGGCATCGCATATCGGCGATCCGGTTGCGGAACGTGTTTCCGGATTTGATCTGATGCACCGTTTGCTTACAGTTGGAGAAGAGCGGGGCTGGAAAGTGTTCCTGCTCGGCGCGTCCCCGGATATCATATCCGCTTCCTATGAAAATTTGCATAAGCGTTACACTGCGCTGCGGATCGAAGGCTGGAGAGACGGTTATTTCGGTGCGGAACAAGATGACGAAGTGATCAATCAGATCAATGCTGCTCAGCCCGATCTTTTGTTTGTAGGCAGATCGGCGGATAAGCAGGAGCCGTGGATCGACCGTTACAAGGAACGGCTGGACGTTCCGTTGATGATGGGAGTGGGAGGAAGCTTTGATGTGATTTCGGGCAAATTGAAGAGGGCGCCGGTTTGGATTCAGAGGGTTCGGATGGAGTGGTTCTATCGGCTGCTTCAGGAGCCTTGGCGGTATCGGCGCATGCTGGAGCTGCCGAAATTCGTAGTTAGGGTGGTCAGGGATCTAGAGAAAGTGCAATAA
- the csaB gene encoding polysaccharide pyruvyl transferase CsaB: protein MVTDIQRIVISGYYGFGNSGDEAVLQSILTSLQEESEQAGIKLEPVVLSADPEWTSRIYGVESVHRMKLQDVISAIRGSEGLISGGGSLLQDVTGWKTIPYYLGIIRLAQGFGKPVFIYSQGIGPVNRPIFHPWIRRIYSRCRYLSVRDQESASLLEHMGLDRAKIEVVPDPVMSFARMNADRAAGSGEPVIGVSVRFWDPDHTDLKGIAEALRQIVSATDARLRFLPFHQPEDIQASQAVIDFLGDGLKGRATLVQGAETPLEMVRQTADCDLLIGMRLHSLIYAASQLVPMVGISYDPKIDHFLRRLGMEPASRTDRPEPGRIAAAALHLLDNSEQWKHQKKEIIENFRTQSRLPAQQIIDYLRNKRVGNR from the coding sequence ATGGTCACCGATATTCAAAGAATAGTAATATCCGGTTATTACGGCTTCGGCAACAGCGGCGATGAGGCCGTGCTCCAGTCGATCTTGACGTCCCTTCAAGAGGAAAGCGAACAAGCGGGAATCAAGCTGGAGCCGGTCGTTCTGTCTGCCGATCCGGAGTGGACGAGCCGCATATATGGTGTTGAATCCGTACATCGGATGAAGCTGCAGGATGTCATTTCCGCCATTCGCGGCAGCGAGGGGTTAATCAGCGGAGGCGGCAGCCTGCTTCAGGATGTTACGGGATGGAAGACGATTCCCTATTATTTGGGCATCATCCGGTTGGCGCAAGGGTTCGGGAAGCCCGTTTTCATTTATTCTCAGGGAATCGGCCCCGTCAACCGACCGATTTTTCACCCTTGGATTCGAAGGATATATAGCAGATGCAGGTATCTTTCCGTCAGGGACCAGGAATCGGCATCCTTGCTTGAACATATGGGACTCGATCGGGCGAAGATCGAAGTGGTGCCCGATCCCGTGATGAGCTTTGCCCGCATGAACGCTGATCGGGCCGCCGGGAGCGGTGAGCCGGTCATTGGCGTTTCCGTTCGTTTCTGGGATCCGGACCATACCGACCTTAAGGGCATTGCGGAGGCGCTCAGGCAGATTGTATCGGCGACAGACGCCCGGCTTCGTTTTTTGCCGTTCCATCAACCTGAGGACATTCAGGCATCGCAGGCGGTGATCGATTTTTTGGGCGATGGGCTCAAAGGGCGAGCGACGCTGGTTCAAGGCGCGGAGACTCCGTTGGAGATGGTTCGCCAGACGGCCGACTGCGATTTGCTTATCGGCATGCGGCTGCATTCGCTGATTTATGCGGCCTCTCAGTTGGTGCCGATGGTCGGCATATCCTATGATCCGAAGATCGATCACTTTCTGCGCCGCCTCGGGATGGAACCCGCATCCCGGACGGACAGGCCTGAACCCGGGCGGATTGCGGCCGCAGCATTGCATTTGCTGGATAATTCCGAACAATGGAAGCATCAGAAGAAGGAGATAATTGAAAATTTCAGAACGCAATCGCGTCTTCCGGCGCAACAAATAATCGATTATTTACGTAATAAAAGGGTGGGAAATCGATGA